A DNA window from Thiopseudomonas alkaliphila contains the following coding sequences:
- the brnQ gene encoding branched-chain amino acid transport system II carrier protein has protein sequence MSRLNKGELLALGFMTFALFLGAGNIIVPAAVGINAGDQLGLAALGFLLTGVGLPLLTVVALARVGGGMAQLTGPMGKVAGTLLAIAVYLSIGPLFATPRTAVVSFEIGVVPFSGNSPWALLIYSTLYFALVTYLVLTPGQVLDQVGKIITPILLLALVVLGAAAIFAPAGQVLAPETAYQANPIVKGFLEGYLTMDALGALVFGVVIATAIRSQGVTDQYLVTRYSIIAGIIAAVGLSLVYLALIYLGATSHGIAQVTDNGGQILAAYVQHTFGPIGNLLLAIVITLACLTTATGLLIACGEYFSRLTGFSYKTVALVFIVFSWGVANQGLSQLLKFSEPALVGLYPLAIVLVLISLANRYWRSESLIMSSCLGLTLVFGICDGLKVAGLGQWVPEVMQQLPFAAQGMGWVLPVVILLFVLVASERLLGSHKSGAAL, from the coding sequence ATGTCACGTTTAAACAAGGGTGAGTTATTGGCGTTGGGTTTTATGACCTTTGCGCTGTTTTTAGGTGCCGGAAATATTATTGTTCCTGCCGCAGTCGGAATTAACGCGGGCGATCAACTAGGGTTAGCTGCGCTTGGCTTTTTATTAACCGGGGTGGGGCTGCCGCTATTAACGGTGGTGGCGTTGGCACGAGTAGGTGGTGGTATGGCGCAGCTAACCGGTCCAATGGGTAAGGTAGCCGGCACCTTATTGGCAATTGCGGTGTATCTATCAATTGGCCCATTGTTTGCCACGCCACGTACAGCAGTGGTGTCATTTGAAATTGGAGTAGTACCCTTTAGCGGCAATAGCCCTTGGGCCTTGCTGATTTATTCCACGCTGTATTTTGCTTTAGTGACCTATCTGGTCTTAACCCCAGGCCAGGTATTAGATCAGGTGGGAAAAATAATTACCCCGATTTTATTGCTGGCGTTAGTGGTGTTAGGTGCTGCCGCAATTTTTGCTCCAGCAGGTCAGGTATTAGCGCCTGAAACGGCGTATCAAGCCAATCCCATTGTTAAAGGTTTTTTAGAAGGCTATCTGACTATGGATGCCTTGGGGGCGCTGGTTTTTGGGGTGGTGATTGCGACCGCGATTCGCAGTCAAGGAGTGACTGATCAGTACTTAGTTACCCGTTACTCAATCATTGCCGGCATCATTGCTGCAGTAGGTTTGAGTTTGGTGTATTTAGCGCTGATTTACTTAGGGGCGACCAGTCATGGCATTGCTCAGGTTACTGATAATGGCGGACAAATTTTAGCTGCTTATGTACAGCACACCTTTGGCCCTATTGGTAACTTGTTGCTAGCGATTGTAATTACTTTGGCTTGTTTAACCACTGCCACGGGTTTGTTGATTGCCTGCGGTGAGTATTTTAGTCGCTTAACAGGTTTTTCTTATAAAACAGTGGCTTTGGTTTTTATTGTGTTTAGCTGGGGAGTGGCGAACCAAGGTTTATCGCAGTTATTAAAATTTTCCGAGCCAGCGTTGGTTGGGTTGTATCCACTGGCGATTGTCTTGGTATTAATTAGTCTAGCCAATCGTTATTGGCGTTCAGAGTCACTGATTATGAGCAGTTGTCTTGGCTTAACCTTGGTGTTTGGTATTTGTGATGGGCTAAAGGTGGCCGGTTTAGGGCAGTGGGTACCAGAGGTAATGCAACAGTTGCCCTTCGCCGCGCAAGGCATGGGCTGGGTATTGCCGGTAGTGATTCTGCTATTTGTGTTGGTGGCCTCTGAGCGCTTACTAGGATCCCATAAGTCTGGTGCTGCCTTGTAA
- a CDS encoding carboxymuconolactone decarboxylase family protein, whose product MSQSPVAANTVRREVMGDAFVDRAMNNATEFTQPLQDFINQHAWGSVWEREGLSRKERSLITIAALTALKASQELKGHVRGALNNGCTVEEIREAILHCAVYAGVPAAGEAFRAAQEVIEQN is encoded by the coding sequence ATGAGTCAGTCCCCCGTTGCAGCTAACACCGTCCGCCGTGAAGTTATGGGCGATGCCTTTGTTGATCGTGCTATGAACAACGCCACTGAGTTTACTCAACCCCTGCAAGACTTTATTAACCAACATGCCTGGGGCTCAGTCTGGGAGCGTGAAGGGCTCAGCCGTAAAGAGCGTAGTTTAATTACTATTGCTGCCTTGACTGCACTCAAAGCCTCGCAAGAACTTAAAGGTCATGTGCGTGGGGCGCTAAATAATGGCTGTACGGTTGAAGAAATTCGTGAAGCAATTTTACACTGCGCGGTGTATGCGGGTGTGCCTGCTGCTGGCGAAGCCTTTCGCGCGGCGCAAGAAGTGATTGAGCAAAATTAA
- a CDS encoding DUF3141 domain-containing protein produces MQNSNFIAKQQASFATAKAVNQHLSQLSNTQTQHFLSAQQQRQQQLLKPLKEHALKIPTLNDWGNYLGDLSQRWVLFLDTLRQRGDNTLAHAAAGYPVLLKFDYEVILDGLSFNRPVNYSLLKITPRSEDKIDPTLPPVIVIDPRGGHGAGIGGFKKDSEIGESLRAGHPTYFISFGHNPAPGQTLVDIANAQVQFIQQVMQLHPEADKPVLIGNCQAGWALMGLAATRPELPGVVIINGAPLSYWAGENGSNNPMRYSGGLLGGAWMTRFGSDLGNGRFDGAWLVSNFAHLNLANTYWTKYYNLFSQIDTEPPRFLDFERWWGAPSLLNGEEIEAIVDELFIGNRLAGLNDGRGNLVDLRQIKAPIVVFSSYGDNITPPQQALNWIADLYPDDLALRASGQTIVYLKHDTIGHLGIFVSGKVARREHREMIGAIESIKALPPGLFELIIDDVENQKTQELSYKVHFEPRSIIDLRPTDCVKCDDEQEFIQVERVSSMTSNLYDWTLRPVIRQLINEPSAQLIRELHPFRLEQTFFSSLNPLMSWLPGMAQLAKQQRRPVNPDNPLLAWQNFYSTWIESSLETVQEVLNSTQEMAFHALYGALGALDDRSATQAALQQMSEEKGLSLMEQLEQQIDQGGALEATLRILLLFARAEGRINKERLEYLESSYRKLLADSPELPNRETIKAAMHQQNLIVFAYPEESLNALPKLLGDEKNRQTVLNIAREVEPVWQKDDGEFGKLWAKLYKVLNQPNLLFGQNLEAPKPTAPAPATAEKQPATKPASAATATHTATTGSKTTASQPAAKAAPRTTRSRSTTRTARKPAPKATTPTAKPSSTTTESDN; encoded by the coding sequence ATGCAAAACTCTAATTTTATTGCAAAGCAACAAGCCTCTTTTGCTACTGCAAAAGCAGTTAACCAACACCTGAGTCAGCTATCAAATACCCAAACTCAGCATTTTTTAAGCGCCCAACAGCAGCGTCAGCAGCAATTACTTAAACCGCTTAAAGAGCACGCACTAAAAATCCCCACCCTAAATGACTGGGGCAACTATTTAGGCGATCTTAGTCAGCGCTGGGTTCTATTTCTTGATACCCTGCGCCAGCGCGGCGATAACACCCTCGCCCATGCGGCAGCTGGCTACCCAGTGCTATTAAAATTTGACTATGAAGTTATTTTAGATGGCCTAAGCTTTAACCGCCCGGTGAACTACTCACTACTCAAGATTACCCCACGCTCTGAGGATAAAATTGATCCAACCCTACCACCGGTAATCGTAATTGATCCCCGTGGCGGCCATGGCGCAGGCATTGGCGGCTTTAAAAAAGACTCTGAAATCGGCGAAAGCTTAAGAGCTGGCCACCCTACCTACTTTATTTCGTTTGGCCATAATCCAGCGCCAGGCCAAACCTTAGTCGATATCGCCAATGCTCAGGTGCAATTTATTCAGCAAGTCATGCAGCTGCACCCTGAGGCCGATAAACCAGTACTTATTGGCAACTGCCAAGCTGGCTGGGCGTTAATGGGCTTAGCCGCTACCCGCCCAGAATTACCTGGCGTGGTCATCATCAATGGTGCCCCGCTGTCCTACTGGGCGGGTGAGAATGGCAGTAATAACCCAATGCGTTACAGTGGTGGTCTCTTAGGCGGCGCTTGGATGACCCGCTTTGGCAGTGATCTTGGCAACGGCCGTTTTGATGGCGCTTGGTTAGTCAGCAACTTTGCTCACTTAAATCTGGCTAACACCTATTGGACCAAGTATTACAACCTGTTTAGTCAAATCGACACTGAGCCTCCGCGTTTTCTTGATTTTGAACGCTGGTGGGGAGCGCCTAGCCTACTCAATGGTGAAGAAATCGAAGCCATTGTTGACGAGTTATTTATTGGCAATCGCCTAGCCGGACTCAATGATGGACGCGGTAACCTCGTTGATTTACGCCAAATTAAAGCCCCCATTGTGGTCTTTAGTTCTTATGGCGATAACATCACCCCACCACAGCAGGCACTCAATTGGATTGCTGACCTCTACCCCGATGATCTGGCTTTGCGTGCTTCAGGGCAAACCATTGTTTACTTAAAACACGACACCATTGGCCACTTAGGCATTTTTGTCTCCGGCAAGGTGGCACGCCGCGAGCACCGGGAAATGATCGGGGCCATTGAATCAATTAAAGCACTACCGCCAGGTTTGTTTGAACTGATTATTGATGACGTGGAAAACCAAAAAACTCAAGAACTCAGCTATAAAGTGCACTTTGAACCGCGTTCCATTATCGATCTTCGTCCAACCGACTGCGTTAAATGCGATGACGAGCAAGAATTCATCCAGGTTGAACGCGTTTCAAGCATGACCAGTAACCTATATGACTGGACCCTGCGCCCAGTGATTCGCCAACTAATTAACGAACCCAGCGCTCAGCTGATTCGCGAACTGCATCCATTTCGCTTAGAGCAAACTTTTTTCAGCAGTTTAAATCCTCTGATGAGCTGGCTACCCGGCATGGCGCAGCTGGCCAAACAGCAGCGTCGTCCAGTTAATCCAGATAACCCATTACTGGCTTGGCAAAACTTTTACTCCACCTGGATTGAGTCTTCACTAGAGACAGTACAAGAAGTTCTTAACTCAACCCAAGAAATGGCTTTCCATGCCCTGTATGGCGCACTCGGTGCCCTTGATGATCGCAGTGCAACCCAAGCGGCGCTGCAGCAAATGAGCGAAGAGAAAGGCTTATCTTTGATGGAGCAACTCGAGCAGCAAATTGATCAAGGGGGCGCCTTAGAAGCCACCTTGCGTATTTTACTGTTATTTGCCCGTGCAGAAGGTCGGATCAATAAAGAGCGCTTAGAGTATTTGGAAAGCAGCTATCGTAAGTTACTTGCCGATAGCCCTGAGCTACCCAACCGCGAAACCATTAAGGCCGCGATGCATCAGCAAAACCTCATTGTGTTTGCTTACCCCGAAGAAAGCCTAAATGCGTTACCGAAGCTACTGGGTGATGAAAAAAATCGCCAAACAGTCCTCAATATTGCCCGCGAAGTAGAGCCTGTCTGGCAAAAAGACGATGGCGAGTTTGGTAAGCTCTGGGCCAAATTATATAAGGTGCTCAATCAGCCCAATCTATTATTTGGCCAAAATCTAGAAGCTCCAAAGCCAACTGCACCAGCTCCTGCTACTGCAGAAAAACAACCCGCAACCAAGCCTGCCTCTGCTGCAACGGCAACCCATACGGCTACTACCGGTAGTAAAACCACTGCCAGTCAACCGGCAGCTAAAGCAGCCCCGCGCACAACCCGTAGCCGTAGTACAACACGTACCGCACGCAAACCAGCGCCTAAAGCAACAACACCAACTGCTAAACCAAGCTCAACGACTACCGAGAGTGATAACTAA
- the sucD gene encoding succinate--CoA ligase subunit alpha, whose product MSILIDQHTKVICQGFTGAQGTFHSEQAIAYGTQMVGGVTPGKGGTMHLGLPVFNTVAEAVAATGATASVIYVPAAFCKDSILEAAFAGVELIVCITEGIPTLDMLEVKLKCDELGVRLIGPNCPGVITPGQCKIGIQPGSIHLPGKVGIVSRSGTLTYEAVKQTTDAGFGQSTCVGIGGDPIPGSSFVDILRLFQADPQTEAIVMIGEIGGTAEEEAAAFIKAHVTKPVVSYIAGVTAPAGKRMGHAGAIISGGKGTAEEKFAALEDAGVKTVRSLAGIGQALAEVTGWELKNA is encoded by the coding sequence ATGAGCATTTTAATTGATCAACACACTAAGGTGATTTGTCAGGGCTTTACCGGCGCACAAGGCACTTTTCATTCTGAGCAAGCGATAGCTTATGGCACGCAAATGGTGGGTGGCGTCACGCCAGGTAAAGGCGGGACGATGCACTTAGGTTTACCGGTGTTTAACACGGTGGCCGAAGCCGTGGCAGCCACTGGAGCTACTGCTTCGGTGATCTATGTGCCGGCCGCATTTTGTAAGGACTCTATTTTAGAAGCTGCCTTTGCCGGAGTAGAGCTAATTGTTTGTATTACCGAAGGTATTCCAACGTTGGATATGCTGGAGGTTAAGCTTAAGTGCGATGAGTTAGGTGTACGCTTAATTGGTCCGAACTGTCCTGGGGTGATTACCCCAGGACAGTGTAAAATAGGCATTCAACCAGGCTCTATTCATTTGCCTGGTAAGGTTGGAATTGTTTCACGCTCTGGTACCTTAACCTATGAAGCGGTGAAGCAAACCACCGATGCCGGCTTTGGTCAGTCAACCTGTGTGGGGATTGGCGGTGACCCTATTCCGGGCAGTAGCTTTGTTGATATTTTGCGTTTATTTCAAGCTGATCCACAAACGGAAGCCATTGTGATGATTGGTGAAATTGGTGGCACCGCCGAAGAAGAGGCTGCGGCTTTTATTAAGGCGCATGTGACCAAGCCTGTGGTGTCTTATATTGCAGGTGTCACCGCGCCTGCAGGTAAACGTATGGGCCACGCCGGAGCCATTATTTCAGGAGGCAAAGGTACGGCTGAAGAGAAATTTGCCGCCCTTGAAGATGCCGGAGTAAAAACCGTACGATCTCTTGCGGGAATTGGCCAAGCCTTAGCAGAAGTTACGGGCTGGGAGCTGAAGAACGCATAA
- the phaP gene encoding TIGR01841 family phasin (Members of this family are phasins (small proteins associated with inclusions such as PHA granules). Note that several different families of phasins have been named PhaP despite very little sequence similarity to each other.), with protein MQNFFDNEALKKAQNSNLELLQQLSQTMLSSVEQLTQLQLKAMRAATEDTLTNARKLLAVTDAQSLVELQTSLFNPATQAERLAELNRQAYDVINQAQTEIKQLAGKQVTEGVKAAQETVESLAKNAPAGSEPVVQVMKTAFENANTLFENAQQAAQQVADFAESSLATATQAANQATQNAAKAAAPAAPKKS; from the coding sequence ATGCAAAACTTTTTTGATAATGAAGCACTGAAAAAAGCACAAAACTCTAACTTAGAATTACTGCAGCAATTAAGCCAAACGATGCTGTCAAGCGTAGAACAGCTGACCCAGCTGCAATTAAAGGCCATGCGTGCAGCCACTGAAGATACCTTAACTAACGCACGTAAATTATTAGCTGTTACTGATGCGCAGTCATTGGTTGAGTTACAAACCAGCTTATTTAACCCGGCGACCCAAGCTGAGCGTTTAGCTGAATTAAACCGTCAAGCCTATGATGTGATTAACCAAGCACAAACTGAAATTAAGCAATTAGCCGGTAAGCAAGTCACAGAGGGCGTTAAAGCTGCTCAAGAAACGGTAGAAAGCCTTGCTAAGAATGCACCTGCTGGCAGCGAGCCTGTGGTTCAGGTGATGAAAACAGCCTTTGAAAATGCTAACACGCTGTTTGAAAATGCCCAGCAAGCAGCTCAGCAAGTAGCTGACTTTGCAGAAAGCAGCTTAGCCACTGCTACTCAAGCAGCTAACCAAGCCACGCAAAATGCGGCAAAAGCAGCAGCACCTGCTGCACCGAAAAAAAGCTAA
- a CDS encoding MerR family transcriptional regulator yields MSQKPRTFSISELASELDITTRAIRFYEEQGMLNPARRGQERVYSPKDRVALKLILRGKRIGFSLAECKTLIELYDPQAGNQKQLNIMLSMINERRLQLEQQILDIKQMQLELDTAEERCLTALEQTKQAAAN; encoded by the coding sequence ATGAGTCAAAAACCACGTACCTTTAGCATTTCGGAGCTAGCCAGCGAATTAGATATCACCACCCGTGCCATTCGCTTTTATGAAGAGCAAGGCATGCTTAATCCTGCCCGTCGCGGACAAGAACGGGTTTACAGCCCGAAAGATCGGGTGGCCTTAAAATTGATTTTGCGTGGCAAACGGATTGGCTTTTCCCTGGCTGAATGCAAAACCCTAATTGAGCTGTATGATCCCCAAGCCGGCAATCAAAAACAGTTAAATATTATGCTCAGTATGATTAACGAGCGCCGTTTACAGCTTGAGCAACAAATTCTAGATATTAAACAAATGCAGCTTGAACTTGATACCGCTGAAGAGCGCTGCTTAACAGCCCTTGAGCAAACCAAACAAGCAGCCGCTAATTAA